A genomic window from Periophthalmus magnuspinnatus isolate fPerMag1 chromosome 16, fPerMag1.2.pri, whole genome shotgun sequence includes:
- the LOC117383849 gene encoding inactive phospholipase C-like protein 2, giving the protein MAELGENGRISPGDGVGDTAVASEEGGGRRQIQAPLVNGDCGITENTVAEGANGSGDAKAELPRRSSIIKDGSRQRKERKKTVSFSSMPTEKKISSASDCLSAMVEGTELKKVRSNSRVYHRYFLLDADMQSLRWEPSKKESDKAKIDVKSIKEVRTGKNTDTFRTNGTYEQISEDCAFSIIFGDNYESLDLVANTADVANIWVTGLRYLISYGKHSLNMIESSQNNMRSSWLSQLFDKADSSNSKHISICTAVQLIKELNPGLKNVKTELKFKELLKAKDRVGSDVTRDEFIEVYHDLCTRPEIYFLFVQFSSNKEFLDTKDLMIFLEAEQGMPQVSEETSLEVIHKYEPSKEGQVNNWLSLDGFTNYLMSPECHIFDPEHKTVCQDMNQPLSHYFINSSHNTYLIEDQFRGPSDVTGYIRALKMGCRSVELDVWDGPDNEPVIYTGHTMTSQIVFRNVIDVINKYAFVASEFPLILCLENHCSLKQQRVMYQHLKKILGDKMYLDSPKPEDPYLPSPALLKGKILLKGKKLSMNCIATEGEVTDEDEGAEMSQRLSIESTEQPPAIIHKKFQLSKDLSDLVTMCQSVEFKDFPTSFQSQKPWELCSFNEVFASRCANDFPGDFVNYNKKFLARIYPSPMRIDSSNMNPQDFWKCGCQIVAMNYQTPGLMMDLNIGWFRQNGNCGYVLRPAIMREQVSYFSANTKDSVPGVSPQLLHIKIISGQNFPKPKGSGAKGDVVDPYVYVEIHGIPADCAEQRTRTVHQNGDNPLFDESFEFQINLPELAMVRFVVLDDDYIGDEFIGQYTIPFECLQPGFRHVPLQSLTGEMLPHTQLFVHVAITNRRGGGKPHKRGLSVRKGKKSREYASMRVLLIKTIDDVFKTALLSLREATDLRENMQNALVSFKELCGLSAVANLKQCLLALCPRLTGPDGTPLLLFNLSDQYPSLEPQGLLPDVLRKVVSSYEMMIQTSRAVIESAEAVYDRILHIQKTAMQFHENLHELAVKEGLKGRKLHKAVESFTWNITILKGQADLLKHAKSEVQENLKQIHYAALTCSLTKGRHDGGGSQSGDNKGRRSLEAIPEKATAEEELSDEDLSAY; this is encoded by the exons GATGGTTCCAGGCAACGCAAAGAACGTAAGAAGACAGTGTCATTCAGCAGCATGCCCACGGAGAAGAAGATCAGCAGTGCCAGTGACTGCCTCAGTGCCATGGTGGAGGGCACGGAGCTCAAGAAGGTCCGATCCAACTCCCGGGTCTACCACCGATATTTCCTCCTAGACGCAGACATGCAGTCACTCAGATGGGAGCCCTCCAAGAAGGAATCGGACAAGGCCAAAATCGACGTGAAATCCATCAAAGAAGTACGGACTGGGAAAAATACAGACACCTTTAGAACCAACGGAACATACGAACAGATCTCAGAGGACTGCGCTTTTTCCATAATCTTCGGGGACAATTATGAGTCATTGGATTTGGTGGCTAACACTGCGGATGTCGCTAACATATGGGTAACCGGATTGAGGTATTTGATATCTTACGGAAAGCATTCGTTAAATATGATTGAGAGCAGTCAGAACAATATGCGCTCATCCTGGTTGAGCCAACTTTTTGATAAAGCGGACAGTAGCAACAGCAAACATATTAGCATATGTACTGCGGTTCAGCTAATCAAAGAGCTAAACCCTGgactcaaaaatgtcaaaacggAATTGAAATTTAAGGAACTGCTCAAAGCAAAGGACAGAGTTGGTTCTGACGTGACGAGAGACGAGTTCATCGAAGTTTACCACGATTTGTGTACCAGGCCAGAGATCTATTTCCTATTTGTACAGTTTTCTAGTAACAAGGAATTTTTAGATACCAAGGACTTGATGATATTTCTCGAAGCGGAACAGGGTATGCCGCAAGTTAGCGAAGAAACTAGCTTAGAGGTTATCCACAAGTATGAACCGTCAAAAGAGGGGCAAGTTAACAATTGGCTTTCTTTGGACGGTTTCACCAACTACCTTATGTCACCGGAGTGTCATATTTTTGATCCCGAACATAAAACAGTTTGCCAAGATATGAACCAACCTTTGTCCCATTATTTCATCAATTCATCGCACAACACGTATCTAATAGAAGACCAATTCAGGGGACCGTCGGATGTTACGGGATATATCCGCGCTTTGAAAATGGGCTGCAGAAGCGTGGAATTGGATGTTTGGGACGGCCCAGACAATGAACCGGTCATTTACACTGGACATACGATGACATCCCAGATTGTTTTCCGGAATGTTATTGACGTCATTAATAAGTACGCATTCGTAGCTTCAGAATTCCCATTAATACTTTGTTTGGAAAACCATTGTTCGTTAAAGCAGCAACGAGTTATGTACCAGCATTTGAAGAAGATTCTTGgggataaaatgtatttagattCGCCCAAACCGGAAGACCCCTACCTACCTTCCCCGGCATTGCTAAAGGGGAAAATTTTGTTGAAAGGTAAAAAATTGAGTATGAACTGCATAGCGACAGAAGGAGAGGTAACGGACGAAGACGAAGGAGCCGAAATGTCCCAACGTTTGAGTATCGAGTCGACGGAACAACCACCCGCCATTATACACAAAAAATTCCAGCTTTCCAAGGATCTTTCTGATTTGGTGACGATGTGCCAGTCCGTGGAGTTTAAAGACTTCCCCACGTCTTTTCAGAGCCAGAAACCATGGGAGTTGTGTTCTTTCAATGAGGTCTTCGCCAGCCGATGTGCCAACGACTTTCCAGGTGATTTTGTCAACTACAACAAGAAGTTTTTAGCTCGCATCTACCCCAGTCCGATGAGAATTGACTCCAGCAATATGAATCCGCAAGATTTCTGGAAGTGCGGGTGCCAAATCGTAGCCATGAACTACCAAACTCCAGGTCTCATGATGGATCTGAACATCGGTTGGTTTCGCCAGAACGGCAACTGTGGGTATGTCCTCCGACCTGCTATCATGAGAGAGCAAGTGTCGTACTTTAGTGCCAACACCAAAGATTCTGTGCCAGGGGTTTCTCCACAGCTCCTCCACATTAAGATCATCAGTGGGCAGAACTTCCCCAAACCAAAAGGCTCGGGCGCTAAGGGAGACGTGGTGGACCCTTACGTCTACGTGGAGATCCATGGAATCCCTGCCGACTGCGCCGAGCAACGAACCAGGACGGTGCACCAAAACGGCGACAACCCTTTATTTGACGAGAGCTTCGAGTTCCAGATAAACCTTCCGGAGTTAGCCATGGTGCGTTTCGTGGTGCTGGATGACGACTATATCGGGGACGAGTTTATCGGGCAGTACACTATACCGTTCGAATGCCTGCAGCCCGGATTTCGCCACGTGCCGTTGCAGTCGCTAACGGGGGAGATGCTACCACACACGCAGTTGTTCGTCCACGTGGCGATAACAAACCGGCGAGGAGGTGGGAAGCCGCACAAGAGGGGGCTGTCGGTGCGGAAGGGGAAGAAGAGCAGGGAGTACGCCAGCATGAGAGTACTGCTCATCAAGACCATAGACGATGTGTTCAAAACGGCCCTGCTGTCGCTGAGGGAGGCGACCGATCTGCGGGAAAACATGCAG AACGCCTTGGTCTCCTTCAAAGAGCTGTGTGGGCTGTCGGCGGTGGCTAACCTGAAGCAGTGCCTGTTAGCCCTGTGCCCGCGCCTCACCGGGCCCGACGGAACGCCCCTGCTCCTCTTCAACCTGTCGGACCAGTACCCCAGCCTGGAGCCTCAGGGCCTGCTGCCCGACGTGCTCCGGAAGGTGGTCAGCTCTTACGAAATG ATGATCCAGACCAGCAGGGCGGTGATAGAGAGCGCAGAGGCAGTGTACGACAGAATACTGCACATACAGAAAACAG CCATGCAGTTCCACGAGAACCTCCATGAGCTGGCGGTGAAGGAGGGGCTGAAGGGACGCAAGCTGCACAAGGCTGTGGAGAGCTTCACCTGGAACATCACCATCCTCAAG GGCCAGGCAGACCTTCTGAAACATGCCAAGAGTGAGGTCCAGGAGAACTTAAAGCAGATCCACTACGCAGCTCTGACCTGCAGCCTGACCAAAGGACGACACGACGGAGGAGGCTCACAGTCCGGAGACAACAAGGGCCGTCGAAGTCTGGAGGCCATTCCCGAGAAGGCAACTGCTGAGGAGGAACTGAGTGATGAAGACCTATCAGCCTACTGA